A region from the Achromobacter seleniivolatilans genome encodes:
- a CDS encoding aspartate dehydrogenase encodes MNSYRVGIAGFGAIGQAVAQSLDAGLPGLTLSAVAVRDPNAPPAFAWTQQAPTFTTIDALHEHCDVVVECAPAAVFRNIAEPVLRAGKKMVVLSSGALLRHDDLIELARQHQGQILVPSGAILGLDAITAAAEGVIHSVTMITRKPVRGLLGAPYLTDNNIDIADITEPRLIFRGSPREAAIGFPANLNVAVSVSLAGIGPDRTTLEIWADPSLERNIHRVEVVSDSATFSMEIQNIPSANPKTGRITAQSVIAALRKLNGPLRVGT; translated from the coding sequence ATGAACAGCTACCGCGTCGGCATTGCCGGCTTCGGCGCCATCGGCCAGGCCGTGGCGCAATCCCTGGATGCCGGCTTGCCCGGCCTGACCTTGTCCGCCGTCGCGGTGCGCGATCCCAACGCCCCGCCAGCGTTCGCATGGACGCAACAGGCGCCCACCTTCACCACCATCGACGCCCTGCACGAGCATTGCGATGTCGTCGTGGAATGCGCGCCCGCTGCCGTGTTCCGCAACATTGCCGAACCCGTGCTGCGCGCCGGCAAGAAAATGGTGGTGCTGAGTTCCGGCGCCCTGCTGCGCCACGATGACCTGATCGAACTGGCGCGCCAGCATCAAGGCCAGATTCTGGTGCCGTCGGGCGCCATCCTGGGTCTGGACGCCATCACCGCCGCAGCCGAAGGCGTCATTCATTCCGTCACGATGATCACGCGCAAGCCCGTGCGCGGCCTGCTGGGCGCGCCCTACCTGACTGACAACAACATCGATATCGCTGACATCACCGAACCGCGCCTGATCTTTCGCGGCTCACCGCGCGAAGCAGCCATCGGTTTTCCAGCCAATCTGAACGTTGCGGTCAGCGTGTCTTTGGCGGGTATTGGCCCCGATCGCACCACGCTGGAAATCTGGGCGGACCCCTCGCTGGAACGCAACATCCACCGCGTCGAGGTCGTGTCTGATTCCGCAACCTTTTCCATGGAAATCCAGAACATTCCTTCGGCCAATCCCAAGACGGGCCGCATCACCGCGCAAAGCGTCATTGCCGCGTTGCGCAAGTTGAACGGGCCGCTGCGCGTAGGCACCTGA
- a CDS encoding LysR family transcriptional regulator, giving the protein METRHLRYFLAVVDHGSVSRASEWLGIAQPALSQALGRMEKDLGVRLFDRSRLGTTPTPAAAAILEDVRASVARIDAAARRAREIGRGSAGQLTVGLVSSALFDTLPRALREMRKQAPGVRVILREMSNAEQAEALQTGEIDIGLMHTPVAVGGRMRERQLLRDRLVAAVPDEFDVAADGQVSMAQIAQAGLVMYPQAQLPAFYAGILDAMRKGGHDVQVAQEANRTLTVLSCVAGGCGVALLPSWIRTMNFGGVRFCEVRDGQTLPSFDLSAIWPARSVPTLADVFANLDLSAH; this is encoded by the coding sequence ATGGAAACCAGGCACCTGCGTTATTTCCTGGCGGTGGTGGACCATGGCAGCGTCAGCCGCGCGTCTGAATGGCTGGGCATTGCGCAGCCCGCACTGAGTCAGGCATTGGGCCGCATGGAAAAGGATTTGGGGGTGCGTTTGTTCGACCGGTCACGGTTGGGCACGACCCCCACGCCAGCTGCGGCCGCCATCCTGGAAGACGTGCGCGCCAGTGTCGCGCGCATTGACGCGGCGGCGCGCCGGGCGCGTGAGATCGGCCGTGGCAGTGCGGGGCAACTGACGGTGGGCCTGGTGTCGTCGGCTTTGTTCGATACCTTGCCGCGCGCATTGCGAGAGATGCGCAAGCAGGCTCCGGGTGTGCGTGTGATCTTGCGAGAGATGAGCAACGCAGAGCAGGCCGAGGCATTGCAGACCGGCGAGATCGACATCGGCTTGATGCACACCCCCGTTGCGGTCGGTGGCCGTATGCGTGAACGGCAACTGTTGCGAGACCGCTTGGTGGCCGCCGTGCCGGACGAGTTTGATGTGGCCGCAGATGGTCAGGTGTCGATGGCGCAAATCGCGCAGGCTGGCTTGGTGATGTATCCGCAGGCGCAATTGCCGGCGTTTTACGCCGGCATTCTGGACGCGATGCGTAAAGGGGGACACGATGTGCAAGTAGCGCAAGAGGCCAACCGGACGCTGACGGTGCTGTCCTGCGTGGCGGGCGGTTGCGGCGTGGCCCTGTTGCCCAGCTGGATACGCACCATGAATTTTGGGGGCGTGCGCTTTTGCGAAGTGCGCGATGGCCAGACCCTGCCCAGCTTTGATCTGAGCGCTATTTGGCCCGCCCGGTCCGTGCCGACACTTGCTGATGTTTTTGCCAATCTGGACCTGAGCGCGCACTGA
- a CDS encoding amidohydrolase family protein, whose protein sequence is MPPLATGAAVDTHAHVFRQGLTLANTRRHTPDYDATLADYLSLLDTHGLSHGVLVQPSFLGTDNSFMVDALRASPHRLRGVAVVAPEITDAELQALADAGVVGIRLNLMGLPVPALQTPVWQALLARVNALGWHVEVHLQAARLPEILPALLASGCRIVVDHFGRPDPALGVSDPGFQYLLRQTDSGRVWVKLSAPYRNWQPPACSASGRLAALQLLDAYSADRLMWGSDWPHTEHRHLASYPAATQWLDDWIDDPAQRRILLADTPLRLFQFQGDKT, encoded by the coding sequence TTGCCCCCGCTCGCGACCGGCGCTGCCGTCGATACCCATGCGCACGTATTCCGGCAAGGCCTGACGCTTGCCAATACCCGCCGCCACACGCCTGATTACGATGCCACGCTGGCCGACTACCTGAGCCTGCTGGACACCCACGGCTTGAGCCACGGCGTGCTGGTGCAGCCCAGTTTCCTGGGCACTGACAACAGCTTTATGGTTGACGCCTTGCGCGCCTCGCCCCACAGGCTGCGCGGCGTTGCTGTCGTCGCGCCCGAGATCACGGATGCGGAACTGCAAGCGCTGGCGGACGCCGGCGTGGTGGGTATCCGGTTAAACCTGATGGGTCTGCCCGTGCCCGCGTTGCAAACGCCCGTTTGGCAAGCTCTGCTGGCCCGTGTGAATGCGCTGGGCTGGCACGTCGAAGTTCATTTGCAGGCCGCTCGTCTGCCTGAGATCTTGCCGGCCTTGCTGGCCTCCGGTTGCCGGATAGTGGTGGATCACTTTGGCCGCCCCGATCCCGCGCTTGGCGTGTCCGATCCGGGATTCCAGTACCTGCTGCGCCAAACAGACAGCGGCCGCGTCTGGGTCAAGCTGTCCGCGCCATACCGCAATTGGCAGCCGCCAGCCTGCAGCGCCTCGGGCCGTCTGGCCGCGCTGCAATTGCTGGATGCCTACTCGGCCGACCGATTGATGTGGGGCAGCGACTGGCCCCATACCGAGCACCGCCACCTGGCGTCCTACCCCGCGGCAACGCAGTGGCTGGACGACTGGATCGACGACCCCGCGCAACGGCGCATTCTGCTTGCCGACACGCCGTTGCGGCTGTTCCAATTCCAAGGAGACAAAACATGA
- a CDS encoding ABC transporter ATP-binding protein/permease — protein sequence MDLNWQQQLVESAVWLAQAFGITAVALALITMVLARTTDWGRKFWRLAWPYLTPTRSWRPLLTLAGLLFLAMAAVRMTVLFSFWYNGFYSALQALDQTAFWHFLVIFSVLACVHVVRTLADSYAGQAFDIHWRVWLNDRLTRDWLGASAYYRGHFVNEPVDNPDQRIEQDIALFVSGSRTLAIGALSSVVSLVAFTGILWGLSGPLSVAGVEIPRAMVFVVFLYVIVATWFAFKIGRPLIKLSFLSERLTANFRYALVRLRENAENVAFYQGEEVERRTLWTRFTAYIANLWARVYRGLKFDGFNLSVSQVAVVFPFILQAPRFFSGAIKLGDVMQTSQAFGQVQDALSFFRTSYDSFAQYRATLDRLNGFLDANEAARGLPAVQTQPVSDALEIQDVNVSRPDGSTLLRHLNLRMQPGQALLIKGPSGSGKTTLLRALAGLWPYAQGTVRRPQGASALFLSQRPYLPLGDLRSAVAYPGHAQPEDDARLAEALRAVNLGHLIGRLDEVEDWSRILSIGEQQRVAFARVLFNRPAIVFLDEATSATDEGLEYALYSLLRSELSDCMLVSVGHRSTLDAFHTHRLDLNGAGGWSAGPMAAPGNAAALKAAA from the coding sequence ATGGATTTGAACTGGCAGCAGCAACTTGTGGAAAGTGCGGTCTGGCTCGCACAAGCATTCGGCATTACGGCCGTCGCACTGGCCCTGATTACGATGGTCTTGGCGCGCACGACCGATTGGGGACGTAAGTTCTGGCGGCTCGCCTGGCCGTATCTGACGCCTACGCGCAGTTGGCGTCCCTTGCTGACCTTGGCCGGGCTGCTGTTTCTGGCCATGGCCGCTGTGCGCATGACGGTGCTGTTCTCGTTTTGGTACAACGGTTTCTACAGCGCGCTCCAGGCCTTGGACCAAACGGCATTCTGGCATTTCCTGGTGATTTTCTCGGTGCTGGCCTGTGTGCATGTGGTGCGCACGCTGGCCGACAGTTACGCCGGACAAGCCTTCGACATCCATTGGCGCGTCTGGCTCAATGACCGCCTGACGCGGGACTGGCTGGGCGCCAGCGCCTATTACCGCGGCCACTTCGTGAATGAACCCGTCGACAACCCCGATCAACGCATCGAGCAGGACATCGCGCTGTTCGTGAGCGGTTCGCGCACCCTGGCCATCGGTGCATTGAGTTCCGTTGTGTCGTTGGTGGCATTCACCGGTATTTTGTGGGGCTTGTCGGGCCCGCTGTCCGTGGCCGGTGTGGAGATTCCGCGTGCGATGGTGTTCGTGGTGTTCCTGTATGTGATCGTGGCAACGTGGTTTGCATTCAAAATCGGGCGGCCGCTGATCAAGCTGAGTTTCCTGTCAGAACGCCTGACGGCAAACTTCCGCTATGCGCTGGTACGCTTGCGCGAAAACGCCGAAAACGTGGCCTTCTATCAAGGCGAAGAGGTAGAGCGCAGGACCTTATGGACGCGTTTTACGGCCTATATTGCAAACCTGTGGGCGCGTGTATACCGGGGCTTGAAGTTCGACGGCTTCAACTTGTCCGTCAGCCAGGTGGCGGTCGTGTTCCCTTTCATCTTGCAGGCGCCGCGTTTCTTTAGCGGCGCGATCAAGCTAGGTGATGTGATGCAGACGTCGCAAGCATTCGGCCAGGTACAGGATGCGTTGTCGTTCTTTCGGACGTCCTACGATTCCTTCGCGCAATACCGCGCCACGCTGGACCGGTTGAATGGCTTTCTGGACGCAAATGAAGCCGCGCGCGGTTTGCCGGCAGTGCAAACGCAACCCGTGTCCGATGCTTTGGAAATCCAGGACGTGAACGTCTCGCGGCCGGACGGCAGCACGTTGCTGCGTCACTTGAACCTGCGCATGCAGCCCGGTCAGGCGTTGTTGATCAAAGGCCCGTCCGGCAGTGGAAAGACGACCTTGCTACGTGCGCTGGCGGGGCTGTGGCCCTATGCGCAAGGCACCGTGCGGCGGCCGCAAGGCGCGTCAGCCTTGTTTCTGTCGCAGCGGCCCTATCTGCCCTTGGGCGACTTGCGCAGCGCGGTCGCGTATCCGGGGCATGCACAACCGGAAGACGATGCGCGGCTGGCCGAGGCCTTGCGCGCCGTCAATCTGGGTCACTTGATCGGCCGGCTGGATGAGGTAGAGGACTGGTCGCGCATCTTGTCCATCGGTGAGCAGCAGCGCGTGGCGTTTGCACGCGTGTTGTTCAACCGGCCCGCTATTGTGTTCCTGGACGAAGCGACGTCTGCCACCGACGAAGGCTTGGAGTACGCGCTTTACAGCTTGCTGCGCAGCGAGTTGTCTGACTGCATGCTGGTCAGCGTGGGGCATCGCAGCACGCTGGATGCGTTCCACACGCACCGGCTGGATTTAAATGGGGCTGGGGGTTGGTCGGCGGGGCCGATGGCTGCGCCGGGTAATGCCGCCGCGTTGAAGGCTGCGGCCTGA
- a CDS encoding BMP family ABC transporter substrate-binding protein, with translation MSARRILVLFGHAGKGGFNEAAVEGAQRAAQAGHTLQVEWIAENDAAARAVRLTQLCANQPDLVIVHGGQGDVPVAEVAPRFPRTQFAITQGHHTASNVASYEILQEHSAFLAGILAGVRAGNGRAAHLSGERVRPGLKGRAAYADGVRRVTGQDPLTAFCGNQHDPDLGAKWTRALAVRDARVVFAMMDGGRDGVTRTCRETGVWQIGNVLDWVARDPQVYLASALADSGLCVERAAADHAAGALTVGKITRFGLEQAASLRLVLGAKVSAEERQTLDEWSGRLASGAVQIAPDYTGMEFALNA, from the coding sequence GTGAGCGCCCGCCGCATCCTTGTCTTGTTCGGCCATGCGGGCAAAGGCGGCTTTAACGAAGCCGCCGTAGAAGGTGCGCAACGCGCCGCGCAAGCGGGCCACACGCTGCAAGTGGAGTGGATTGCCGAAAACGACGCAGCGGCGCGCGCCGTTCGCCTGACACAGTTGTGCGCGAACCAGCCGGACCTGGTCATCGTGCATGGCGGCCAAGGGGATGTGCCAGTTGCCGAAGTCGCGCCGCGCTTTCCCCGCACCCAGTTCGCCATCACCCAGGGCCATCACACGGCCTCCAATGTCGCGTCCTACGAAATCTTGCAAGAGCACTCTGCTTTTCTGGCCGGTATTCTGGCCGGCGTTCGGGCTGGCAACGGCCGCGCCGCCCACTTGTCCGGTGAACGCGTACGCCCAGGGTTAAAGGGCCGCGCCGCTTACGCGGATGGGGTGCGGCGCGTGACCGGACAAGATCCTCTTACTGCTTTTTGCGGTAATCAGCACGACCCGGACTTGGGCGCGAAGTGGACGCGGGCGCTGGCCGTGCGAGACGCGCGCGTGGTGTTCGCCATGATGGACGGCGGCCGCGACGGCGTAACGCGCACCTGCCGGGAGACGGGGGTATGGCAGATTGGCAATGTGCTTGATTGGGTGGCCCGCGACCCGCAGGTCTACCTGGCGTCGGCGCTGGCCGATTCAGGCTTGTGCGTTGAACGCGCCGCCGCCGACCACGCCGCCGGAGCGTTGACGGTTGGCAAGATCACCCGCTTTGGATTGGAACAGGCGGCAAGCCTGCGCCTGGTGCTGGGCGCGAAAGTCAGCGCGGAAGAACGCCAGACACTGGACGAATGGTCCGGCCGCCTGGCATCGGGCGCCGTGCAAATTGCACCCGACTACACGGGCATGGAGTTCGCGCTGAACGCTTAG